One stretch of Pseudomonas sp. NC02 DNA includes these proteins:
- a CDS encoding pyridoxal-dependent decarboxylase encodes MTPEEFRRHGHAMIDLIADYRQNIEQRGVQPTTAPGEIRSALPASPPETAEPFEQIMGDVETLIMPGLLHWQHPSFFGFFPSNVELSSVLGDCLSTGLGVVGLSWQSSPALTEIEEVTTDWLRDMIGLSANWSGVIQDSASTSTLVALISARERSSHYALMHDGLQNSGAPLIVYTSAHAHSSVNKAAILAGFGQNNIRTVATDEHNAMSPHALERAIEQDLAAGNRPCVVIATTGTTAAMAIDPLEAIGALTQRHGLWLHVDSAMAGAAMILPECRALWHGIENADSLVLNPHKWLGAAFDCSVYFVRDPEHLIRIMTTNPSYLQSKADGQVRNYRDWRISLGSRFRALKLWFLIREQGVSGLQARLRRDLANARWLAEQIEGSKHWKLVAAVTLQTLCIRHEPPGLDGEALDNYTRAWAEKLNHSGSAYVTPAVLDERWMVRVSIGALGTERHHVEGLWERLQSLVDATVEH; translated from the coding sequence ATGACACCTGAAGAATTCCGCCGACATGGCCACGCCATGATCGACCTGATTGCAGACTATCGACAAAACATTGAGCAACGCGGTGTGCAACCCACCACGGCCCCGGGCGAAATCAGGTCCGCATTGCCGGCCAGCCCGCCTGAGACAGCCGAACCGTTCGAACAGATCATGGGCGACGTCGAAACACTGATCATGCCCGGTCTGTTGCATTGGCAGCATCCAAGCTTCTTCGGGTTCTTCCCGTCGAATGTGGAACTGTCCTCCGTCCTCGGCGATTGCTTGAGTACCGGCCTGGGCGTGGTGGGATTGTCGTGGCAATCGAGCCCGGCCCTGACCGAAATCGAGGAAGTCACCACCGATTGGCTGCGCGACATGATCGGCCTGAGCGCCAACTGGAGCGGAGTGATCCAGGACTCGGCCTCGACTTCCACCCTGGTGGCGCTGATCAGCGCCCGCGAACGCAGCTCCCACTACGCGCTGATGCACGATGGCCTGCAAAACAGCGGCGCCCCCTTGATCGTCTACACCTCGGCCCACGCCCATAGTTCAGTGAACAAGGCCGCGATCCTGGCGGGGTTCGGCCAGAACAATATCCGTACCGTGGCAACCGACGAACACAATGCAATGTCACCGCATGCATTGGAGCGGGCAATCGAACAAGACCTGGCTGCCGGGAACAGACCCTGTGTGGTGATTGCGACCACCGGCACAACGGCAGCCATGGCCATCGACCCCCTGGAAGCCATCGGCGCCCTGACGCAACGCCACGGCCTGTGGTTACATGTCGACTCAGCCATGGCCGGGGCCGCGATGATCCTCCCGGAATGCCGCGCGCTGTGGCACGGCATCGAGAACGCCGACTCGCTGGTCCTCAACCCTCACAAATGGCTGGGGGCGGCGTTTGATTGCTCGGTGTACTTTGTACGCGACCCCGAGCACTTGATTCGCATCATGACCACCAACCCCAGCTATCTACAGTCCAAGGCTGACGGCCAGGTCAGGAACTACCGCGACTGGCGGATCTCCCTGGGCAGCCGGTTCCGCGCGCTGAAGCTGTGGTTCCTGATCCGCGAGCAAGGCGTCAGCGGCCTGCAGGCCCGGCTGCGGCGTGACCTGGCGAATGCCCGCTGGCTGGCAGAACAGATTGAAGGCAGCAAACACTGGAAACTGGTAGCCGCCGTCACCCTGCAAACCTTGTGCATTCGCCACGAGCCACCAGGCCTTGATGGTGAGGCGCTGGATAACTACACCCGGGCCTGGGCGGAAAAGCTCAACCATTCAGGCAGCGCCTACGTCACTCCCGCCGTGCTCGACGAGCGCTGGATGGTACGCGTGTCCATTGGCGCGCTGGGGACGGAGCGCCACCACGTCGAAGGCTTGTGGGAACGGTTGCAAAGCCTGGTCGATGCAACGGTGGAACACTGA
- a CDS encoding 2OG-Fe(II) oxygenase, with protein MTDLNSVESIPAVPHSQAPGILALEQLDTLSLEKLIRGEILAIRVPDYANEQTSEVLNKHINETATLQEYNHETYEHGKVVQHFYGVHRWGTPFNSTYGKAADSYSQQKYYADATHMRCVIDDLCAPRKPPIHLLMEHIRQVWPEGATTAAFQGQPMFCGIIRAMFPETAHLSETVPHVDCLPLSIAELEHQFSANIYLEVPPSGGELVIWDTEAFTYDEVIRFEGAELPEDRLQKPLRIQPQKNELVIINTRRPHAICGFDSGKRISIQSFIGYTTGQPFYFWC; from the coding sequence CTCAGCCTGGAAAAACTTATTCGCGGAGAAATACTTGCCATCCGGGTACCTGACTACGCGAATGAACAAACCAGCGAAGTACTAAATAAACATATCAACGAAACGGCGACGCTCCAGGAATATAACCACGAGACCTATGAGCACGGAAAAGTTGTCCAGCATTTCTATGGTGTCCATCGCTGGGGAACACCGTTCAACTCCACCTACGGCAAGGCCGCAGATAGCTATTCGCAACAGAAATACTACGCAGACGCCACCCACATGCGCTGCGTGATCGATGACCTCTGTGCCCCGCGCAAACCACCCATCCATCTACTGATGGAGCATATCCGGCAGGTGTGGCCAGAAGGTGCGACAACCGCGGCGTTCCAGGGCCAGCCGATGTTCTGCGGCATTATCCGCGCCATGTTCCCGGAGACAGCCCACCTCTCCGAAACAGTCCCCCATGTCGATTGCCTGCCCTTGTCGATTGCCGAACTGGAACATCAATTCAGCGCGAATATTTACCTCGAAGTACCCCCTTCCGGAGGTGAACTGGTCATTTGGGATACCGAGGCGTTTACCTACGACGAGGTCATCCGTTTCGAAGGGGCGGAACTGCCCGAAGATCGTTTGCAAAAACCGCTGCGCATCCAGCCGCAGAAAAACGAACTGGTGATTATCAATACTCGCCGTCCCCATGCCATTTGCGGTTTCGATTCAGGCAAGCGCATCAGCATCCAGTCGTTTATCGGCTATACCACTGGCCAACCGTTTTACTTCTGGTGCTAA